Part of the uncultured Desulfobacter sp. genome, GATCTGCCTTGGGGTGTTTATCCTTGGTATCCCATCAGGATAACAATTGCACAGCAAACAAACCCCCCGGGGCTGCCACATTTGCAGCCCCCCCCGGGGGGGGGGGGTTACCATTAATTTACAGCCGGCAGAATTATCCTACAGCCTTCATACTCTTGGGGCCATGGCCCGGGACAAGCCGGTCTTCCCCTTTGTCAAGACGGAAGCAGACCGTCTCGCCTTCCAGGTACTCCCCTTTGAGTAATGCCATGGAAAGCGGATTTTCAATTTCCTGCTGGATGACACGTTTAAGGGGCCGGGCGCCAAATCCGGGGTCATACCCCTTCCGGGCCACAAAGCCCATGGCATCATCATCCAGGTGAATTGCCAGATTCCTTTCGGCCAGCCTCCGGTTCAGTCCGGCAATCTGGATGGCGGCAATATCCATGATGTGTTCACGTTCCAGGGCATGGAAGGTGATGATCTCATCAATCCGGTTTAAGAACTCAGGCCTGAATGCCGCTTTAAGTGCCTGCTGCACTGCCTGTTCCACCCCATTGGACATACCGTCCTTGCCTGCTTCCAGCAGAATCCTGGACCCTATATTGGATGTCATAATAATAATGGTGTTCCTGAAATCCACGGTCCGGCCACGGCCGTCGGTCATCCGGCCGTCATCCAGGACCTGAAGCAGGATATTGAACACATCCGGGTGCGCCTTTTCAATCTCGTCGAACAGGATCACACTATAGGGTCTGCGCCGCACCGCCTCGGTGAGGTATCCGCCCTGGTCATATCCCACATATCCGGGAGGGGCACCGATGAGGCGCGCCACACTGTGTTTTTCCATGTACTCGGACATATCCAGCCGAACCATTGCATCCCTGGAGTCAAACATGAACTCAGCCAAGGACTTGGCAAGCTCTGTTTTACCGACACCCGTGGGACCCATGAAGATAAAGGTGCCGATGGGCCGGTCTTCGGGCTGCAGGCCGGATCTTGCGCGCCGTACGGCATTGGAGACCGCATCAATGGCCTTTTCCTGGCCGATCACCCGTTTGGCAATGTGGGATTCCATGGTGATCAGTTTTTCCTGCTCACCCTGGAGCATCTTGGAAACGGGGATGCCGGTCCAGGTGGAAACCACCTCGGCCACGTCGGCCTCTTCAACGTCCTCCTTGAGCATTTTGCAGGTTTTCTGCAGCGCCTCAAGGGCCTGTTTTTTCTCGTCGATCTTTTTATTCAACTCCGCAATGGTACCGTAGCGGATCTGGGCAACTTTTTCAAAATCCCCGGCGCGTTCGGCAAGCTGGGCCTCGGTCTGGAACCGGTCAATATCTTCCCGCATGGCCGAAATCCCACGGATAATGGATTTCTCGTTATCCCAGTGCAGTTTCAAGGGCCGGATTTCTTCTTCCATGGCGGCTATGTTTTTCTCCAGATGTTCCAGGCGTTCCCTGGACGCCTTATCCTTCTCCTTGATCAGGGCCTGACGCTCAATGGCCGCCTGGGTAAGCCGCCGCTGAATCTCGTCAATGGCCCGGGGCATGGAGTCAATCTCAATACGAAGCCGGGATGCGCATTCATCAACCAGGTCGATGGCTTTGTCCGGTAAAAACCGGTCGGCAATGTACCTGTGGGACAGTGTGGCCGCCGCGACTAAAGCAGAATCCTTGATCCGGATGCCGTGGTGCACCTCATATTTTTCCTTTAACCCCCTGAGGATGGAGATGGTGTCTTCCACCGTGGGCTCCTTGGCCATCACCGGCTGGAAACGCCGCTCCAGTGCAGCATCCTTTTCAATATATTTTCTATACTCGTCCAGGGTTGTGGCTCCCACACAGCGCAAACTGCCGCGGGCCAGGGCAGGCTTGAGCATATTGGAGGCATCCACGGAGCCTTCGGCCGCACCTGCACCGACCACAGTATGAAGCTCGTCGATGAACAGAACGATTTCGCCTTCGGCCGCTTCCACCTCTTTTAATACAGCTTTTAGCCGATCTTCAAATTCGCCCCGAAATTTTGCCCCGGCAAGCAGAGCACCCATATCCAGGGCAATAACCCGCCGGTCTTTCAGGGTTTCAGATACATCACCCTCCACAATCCGCTGGGCCAGACCTTCCACAATCGCAGTTTTACCCACACCCGGCTCACCAATGAGCACAGGGTTGTTTTTCCGGCGCCGGGACAATACCTGGACAATCCGCCGGATCTCTTCATCCCGGCCGATGACCGGGTCCAGTTTTCCCTGGCGGGCCAATTCGGTCAAATCTTTGCCGAATTTTTCCAAAGACTGGTATTTATCCTCGGGGTTCTGGTCGGTCACCTGCTGATTGCCCCGGATATCCTTGAGCACGGACAGGATCACCTCCCTTGTGACGCCTAAGCCCGAAAGAATCTCGCCTGCCTTGTCCTTGCCCTGGGCTAAACTGATCAGGATATGTTCAAGACTGACATACTGGTCCTTCATTTTTGCCGACTCTTTAAAGGCAAGGTCCAGCATCTTCCGCCCGGGTTCGGACAGATAGGGCTGACCGCCGGATACCTTTACCATATTATCCAGTGCGGACGACACCTGCTGAACCGCAGCACCGGGGTCGACGCATATTTTATTAAATATGGAGACAGCAATGCCCTGGTCGTCCGCCAGCATAGCCCCTAAAAAGTGGATGGGCTCAATGGCCTGCTGTCCCTTATCAACCGCAAGCGAATGTGCCTTCTGGAACAGTTCCTGGGATTTCACCGTCAATTTATCAAAATTCATAATATATCTCCATTTTTTGGTTGTATTACTTTTTATTCTTTATGGTGTAAAAGTAATAACGCTTTGGTCGCCGTCAATACCGAACGCAAATAAACTTTATCCTTGGGGCCAAAAAATGATATGATCAAGCTTAAAAATAACAAGTAGTCATCCCCAAATAAGGATCATAATCTATGTGGAAACCAGCTGTGTGTACCAAAGATTGCCCGGATACCTGCGGTCTGCTTGCAAAGGTGGAGAAGGGCAGAATCACAAAAATCAAAGCGGATCCTGATCATCCATTTACCCAGGGATTCATCTGCCGTAAAGCCAATTTTTTCCCGGACCATGTGCACAACAAGAACAGAATTTTGAGCCCCTTAAAACGAACAGGCCCCAAAGGCGCCGGCCGATTTGAACCTGTCAGCTGGGATGAAGCATTAGATACCATTGTGGATAAAATCCAAACTGTGGTGAAAACCCATGGCCCAGAAGCGATTTTACCTTATTTTTATGCCGGTCACATGGGTATCATCCATCGGAATGCTGGCCAGCCCTTTTTCCACAAGCTCGGGGCGTCAAAACTGCTTTTAACCATTTGCGGACCGGCGGCTGGCGAAGGCTTTAAGACCACCCTAGGGGCCGGACCAAGCACAGACCTTGAGTCCTGTGTGGATTCGGATTTTATCATCATATGGGGCAGCAACACCCTGACCACCAACGTCCACGCATGGCCCTTTTTTCTTAAAGCCCGCAAAAAGGGGGCCCGGATTGTGGTCATTGATCCATACCGGACCACGACCGCAAAAAAGGCCGATTGCCATCTCATGATAAAACCCGGCACCGATGCGGCCCTGGCCCTTGGGATAATGAATGTCCTGGTCCGGGAAAACCTGGTCAATGAAGCCTTTATTCAAGGGCAGACCATCGGGTACGATCAATTGGTTCAACGGGCCGCTGAATATCCCCAGGAAAAAACCGCGGAGATCTGCGGGATTTCGCCCCGGGAGATCGAAAATCTGGCACTGTCCTACGGCAGAGCCAAAGCCCCTTTCATACGTACCGGCTGGGGTCCAGCCCGACAGCTTCGGGGTGCCATGGCCATGCGGACCATTGCCTGTCTGCCCGCCCTGGTGGGGGCCTTTGAAACGCCGGGAGGCGGCATCACCCGCAGTCTTGGCGGCTGGCCGCCGGATATTACCCGGCTCACCCGCCCGGATCTGTGCCCCCAAGGCACCCGGACCATAAACATGGTGGAACTGGGGAATGCTTTGACCCAGGTGAATGATCCCCCGGTCAAGCTGTTCTATAATTTTATGAGCAACCCGGCGGCGGTGGCCCCACACGCCGCCCTGGTCCACCAGGGACTTGCCCGGGAAGATCTTTTTGTTGTGGTTCACGAACTGTTCATGACCGATACGGCAAGGCTGGCCGACATTATTTTGCCGTCGGCAAGCTTTCTGGAGATGACCGATATTTACAGATCCTATGGCCACAACTATCTGCGCATGGCCGGACCGGTCATCCCGCCGGTGGGTGAAAGCCGGACCAACCTGGCCATTTTCCAGGAACTTGCCAAACGGATGGGGTTCACCGAAACGGTGTTCAATCTCACCGAAGAGGATTTCATTAAAGGATTTCTTGAACACCCCCACCCCAGCCTGGAAGGTGTGGATACAAAGGCCCTGATGCAAGGTAAAACGATGCGTCTCAATATCGCGTCCAATCCTTATGCCCAGGGCTTTAACACCCCGTCCGGAAAGGTGGAATTCTTCTCCCGGACCTGGCAAAGCAAAGGCCTGGATCCCCTTCCCTGCGGCCAGGTCTGGCGTGATGCCCAGGATCATACAACATACCCCCTGGAACTGATGACCCCGCCCCACCCCCTGTTTCTCAACTCCGCCTTTAATGAAATTGAAAAACTCAAAACACTTGCGGGCCGACCGACCCTGCTGATCCACCCCGACGATGCAGCAGCGCGTCATATCGTCCAGGATGCGCCTGTACGGGTATTCAATGGCCGGGGCGAATGCCGGTTGGATGCAAAGGTCACCACGGACACCCGGCCCGGCCTGGTTGTGGCCGAAGGCATCCACTGGCCGCAGTTCATGGACCAGGGCAAAGGCATCAACCAACTGACCAGCCAGCGTCTGACCGACCAGGGAGAGACCTGCGCCTTTCACTGCAGCCGGGTGGAGGTCATGCCATAGTATCTTTAACACCATTAACCCCAAGGCGACCTAAATAAAATGGCCGAAGACTTCATTCCAGTTAAAAAATCACAAATCTCATTATTCAAAAGTTTCCCGCTCTTCTATTTTTCAAAGGAAAATGAACCGCTGCTATATAAAAAAGAAGGCGAATCATTCAAGACGTCCCGAATCAAGGAAGAGCAGTTTCCGGATCTTTTTATCCGCGCCGCTGACAGGGAAAACGCATCCAGTGCCCTTTACAAAACAATGAACCAGCATTTGAGGAAAACAATTTTTTCCCAGGGTGTCGTTTCCACAAGGCAAACCTTGAGTATCCTTGTCCAGGAAGCCCTTGAAGGCCCGCTGAATGTCTCAGGCAACATGCTTCCCGAAACCATTGAAATCCTGTTTCAAGGGTACAACAAAAATAAAACCCTGGTGGAATTCCTGGCAAAACTGGCCAGTTCTTCGGATAAGTTAGTGGAACACACCGTTAATATTTTGTCCTTGACCATGCAGTTCTGCACCTTTCATCATTTTACTGAATCAAAGGCCAAAACGCTGGGGGTCAGTGCCATCCTCCATGACATCGGCTGCATACAAATCCCCCCGGAGATATACAACGCCAAAACCCAATTATCAGACATCCAGTTCAAGGAATATCAAACGCATACGGTAAAGGGATACCACACCATTACAGACAGCGGCAATTTTAAACCGGAAATTGCCATGGTGGCCCTGGCCCATCATGAAAAGTTAGATGGTTCAGGCTATCCCAACGGGGACACTGAAATATCCGAGGATGCCCAGCTCATCGGGCTGATCAACAGTTATGAACCGTTGGCCTACCGGGGAACCAGCCGCCATGGGGATCCCAAGAAACCGTATAACTCTCTGCAAATTTTAAAAAACGAAGTGATGGCAGGCAAATACAGCAGTCAGATGTTTGTCAATTTTTGCTCATGCCTGACCCGATAGCCTGGGATAACGCATCGTCCCATTTTTCAGCCATATGCGGCCAGGCAAACCCTGCGGCATGGGCTGATAGCGCAACGGATCTGTCCCCAAACGTTTCAGGGTTTACCAAAATATGCGCCAGCCTGGATTCCAGGTCGGCGTCATCTTGATAAATGACATCAGGTTTTAACTGGTCGGGGATCAGTTCCGGGTAAGATAAACGGTTCGGCAGCAAGGGCATGCAGCCATGGGCCACGGCCTCCATCACTGAAATACCAAAATTCTCCTGGATGGCCGTACTGATCACGACACGGCCCTTGGCCAGCCATTTTCTGTAATCTTCCGCCTGTTCCTGGTATCCGCACACAAGCAGTTCACCGTCAAAGCGTTGCTCAATCCCCTTAAAGTCATCGGGTACGGCACCATACCGTTCGCCCATCACGGCCAAATAAAAAGGAATACCCCGGCGTTTGAGCGTTTCCAGTACGGTGAAAAAGGCCTTTGGATTTTTATCATATTCCCACCGGTGATTCCAGATCACCAAAGGTCTGTCAAGACACTCAGACTGCACCTTGGGAACACCACGAGCCTCAATATCCAAATCAATTCCCGGATACAGTACACAGGTTTTAGCCTGAATTTCATCCAGAACCCATCCCGGGCGAAGATCCGGCATTTTCCGGATCAGGCGTTTTGCAGCATTAAAAAAGTCAGCTTTGTGAAATTGTGAATTAAAAAAGACCACATCAGCAGCCACGGCGGATATGATATTGGTAAATCCCAGATGAAAATCCCTTCGTTCCCCAGGTTCCAGGGGATAGCTGAGCTGATTTTCATGGAAATACAAGGCCACGGGCGGGCATTGGGGTCCTGCCAGGGCTTTAAAATCGGTGACATCCACCATATCCGTGGCAAAAACAAGATCATAATCGCTAAAATTTTCTACCTGCCGGACAAATGCCAGGGCACTGCCGCGCATCCGCCATTTCCAGAATCTGGGGGCAAGGGATAAAATATCCACCTGGTGGCGGGAACTCCCGGCAAACCCATCGGCCACCGCCTTGTGGGAACCGCCGTAAAACGGCTCAAGAAATAATATTTTCAACTGAACTCTTTTTCCGAATAAATTTCAACCCGGTTACGACCGGAATGCTTGGCGGTATAAAGCGCCTCATCAGCCTTTGTAATTGATTGGGAAAGCTTTTCCTCGGCCAGGGCGGCTTCGGCCACGCCGATGCTTGTGGTGATCTGCACTTTTTGGCCTGATTCCGTAAACAGTTCAAGGTCCTGAATTGTTTTAAGAATGCGATCCGCCACAATTTTTCCCTGGTCCATGGTTGCATCAGGCATCAGCAAAATAAACTCCTCTCCCCCGTAACGGGCAAAAATATCCACCTCCCGTATGACGGTTTTACATGCCTGGGCAAATTCAAACAATGCTTTATCTCCAAAAATATGACCCCATGTATCATTTACCCGTTTAAAATGATCAATATCAATCACGGCGATCACGGCAGGCAGCTGCTTTCTTTGGGCCCTTAGCGTCTCTTTATGGGCCAGGTGGAAAAATTGTCTTCGGTTATACACCTTTGTCAGCTCATCAATTGTTGCCAGCTTATTAAGCGCTCTTGCCTTGTTGAGCAACTCTTCGGCAGCCCGTGCCATATCAGCAATCTCATCTTGGGCTTCAACGGGCAGGGGCAACTCTTTTTCTCCGGCAATCCCCGACCGCATTGCCTGACTGATCATACTTAGGCGCTCCCCGAATCTGCGGACAACCATCTGCCGGTAAAAAAGGAAAAGCAGAACAAGGGATGACATAAACACACCGATTGTCATGTAAATGCTCTGTTTTTCCCGCTTAAGAAGCAATGCCATTTTTTGGTGGTAATCTGTGGAGATCCTGTCAATATACTGATTGGTTAAACGGGTCAATTTATCGCTGAGTTCATCCTGGGCTCTATTAAAGTCGTTGATCTTCAAGGCGATGGATAAAGATTTTCGTTTCAGTTGTAAAAGTTGCGCCATGGGCGTACGGATATTCTCGATGAACCCTTCTATCAGTTCTTCCCGACCTTTAAATTTAGTATCAACATCCGGCAGGACCGGAATCTTTTTAATTCGGGCAAATTCGTTTTCCAGTTGTTCGATATCTGATAAAGATACGGACAGCGTATCAAATTTTTCTAAAAAACAGAGGCTCCGGGCTATCATGTTATGAACAACCAGATGATTTGTATTGGCATCTGAATCTTTTTGAAAAAAATCAACGCCGATGTTAAGCAGTTCCAGACGCAATCCCTTAGCTATGTTAAGCTGTTCCCTCTCTTGTTTGAGCAGTTGCGCTTTAACCTGGAATATGAGTTGGGTCTGGCTTTGAACGGCCTGGCTTAAAAAATTTAAAGAAACAATATCAATACCTGAATCCTCATTGGACAACGTGGCAGTGAATGTCCCAAGTTTTGAAAGCGCTGTCGTCAGATGGCCAAACGCCTGGTGCAACGCCGCTTGAGACGTTGTATTGGAAAGACTCCAGGAATACCCTGTGACTTGGGTTGCTGTCTGCTGAATATCCTTTGCCCTTTGTATTCTTGGGATCAAACTGCCTGCAACAAGACGGGCCGATACAAGATAACGCTGGGAAAAATAGATGGACAGCGCACTGCTGAAAGTCACGACAAGCACAACCAGCAAAAGGATCAGTGACATCCGCGTTTGAATGGAATAGATTCTAATTTGCTTCATTCTATTAATTTTTTTTCCAAATATTCCGATATGCCCGGCGATAACCGTTTTTCGGATCAAATAAATTTAAGGTATTATAGTGGGATTTAATATTTTCCATGGTCAGAATTTTTAAAGGCACCTTGTAATCGCTGGGCGGCATGTTATTCATAACACGGTTCAACTCATCAACAAGCTGCCATCCCTGAAGAACCAAGGGTTCCGGAACCGTGGCGTTCTGATAACTGCCGTATTTAATCCGCAATAGTGCCGAAGGGCTCCCGTCCCCGGCTGAAATATTTATGGGCGGACCCTGGGCAGAGTTGCCGTTGAGCACAATCTGGGCAATGGCATAATCATAATACAGATCATTGATGGCCAAAGAATATTCCCAGTTGTCATCGTA contains:
- the clpB gene encoding ATP-dependent chaperone ClpB; this encodes MNFDKLTVKSQELFQKAHSLAVDKGQQAIEPIHFLGAMLADDQGIAVSIFNKICVDPGAAVQQVSSALDNMVKVSGGQPYLSEPGRKMLDLAFKESAKMKDQYVSLEHILISLAQGKDKAGEILSGLGVTREVILSVLKDIRGNQQVTDQNPEDKYQSLEKFGKDLTELARQGKLDPVIGRDEEIRRIVQVLSRRRKNNPVLIGEPGVGKTAIVEGLAQRIVEGDVSETLKDRRVIALDMGALLAGAKFRGEFEDRLKAVLKEVEAAEGEIVLFIDELHTVVGAGAAEGSVDASNMLKPALARGSLRCVGATTLDEYRKYIEKDAALERRFQPVMAKEPTVEDTISILRGLKEKYEVHHGIRIKDSALVAAATLSHRYIADRFLPDKAIDLVDECASRLRIEIDSMPRAIDEIQRRLTQAAIERQALIKEKDKASRERLEHLEKNIAAMEEEIRPLKLHWDNEKSIIRGISAMREDIDRFQTEAQLAERAGDFEKVAQIRYGTIAELNKKIDEKKQALEALQKTCKMLKEDVEEADVAEVVSTWTGIPVSKMLQGEQEKLITMESHIAKRVIGQEKAIDAVSNAVRRARSGLQPEDRPIGTFIFMGPTGVGKTELAKSLAEFMFDSRDAMVRLDMSEYMEKHSVARLIGAPPGYVGYDQGGYLTEAVRRRPYSVILFDEIEKAHPDVFNILLQVLDDGRMTDGRGRTVDFRNTIIIMTSNIGSRILLEAGKDGMSNGVEQAVQQALKAAFRPEFLNRIDEIITFHALEREHIMDIAAIQIAGLNRRLAERNLAIHLDDDAMGFVARKGYDPGFGARPLKRVIQQEIENPLSMALLKGEYLEGETVCFRLDKGEDRLVPGHGPKSMKAVG
- a CDS encoding molybdopterin oxidoreductase family protein, with product MCTKDCPDTCGLLAKVEKGRITKIKADPDHPFTQGFICRKANFFPDHVHNKNRILSPLKRTGPKGAGRFEPVSWDEALDTIVDKIQTVVKTHGPEAILPYFYAGHMGIIHRNAGQPFFHKLGASKLLLTICGPAAGEGFKTTLGAGPSTDLESCVDSDFIIIWGSNTLTTNVHAWPFFLKARKKGARIVVIDPYRTTTAKKADCHLMIKPGTDAALALGIMNVLVRENLVNEAFIQGQTIGYDQLVQRAAEYPQEKTAEICGISPREIENLALSYGRAKAPFIRTGWGPARQLRGAMAMRTIACLPALVGAFETPGGGITRSLGGWPPDITRLTRPDLCPQGTRTINMVELGNALTQVNDPPVKLFYNFMSNPAAVAPHAALVHQGLAREDLFVVVHELFMTDTARLADIILPSASFLEMTDIYRSYGHNYLRMAGPVIPPVGESRTNLAIFQELAKRMGFTETVFNLTEEDFIKGFLEHPHPSLEGVDTKALMQGKTMRLNIASNPYAQGFNTPSGKVEFFSRTWQSKGLDPLPCGQVWRDAQDHTTYPLELMTPPHPLFLNSAFNEIEKLKTLAGRPTLLIHPDDAAARHIVQDAPVRVFNGRGECRLDAKVTTDTRPGLVVAEGIHWPQFMDQGKGINQLTSQRLTDQGETCAFHCSRVEVMP
- a CDS encoding HD domain-containing phosphohydrolase, which encodes MAEDFIPVKKSQISLFKSFPLFYFSKENEPLLYKKEGESFKTSRIKEEQFPDLFIRAADRENASSALYKTMNQHLRKTIFSQGVVSTRQTLSILVQEALEGPLNVSGNMLPETIEILFQGYNKNKTLVEFLAKLASSSDKLVEHTVNILSLTMQFCTFHHFTESKAKTLGVSAILHDIGCIQIPPEIYNAKTQLSDIQFKEYQTHTVKGYHTITDSGNFKPEIAMVALAHHEKLDGSGYPNGDTEISEDAQLIGLINSYEPLAYRGTSRHGDPKKPYNSLQILKNEVMAGKYSSQMFVNFCSCLTR
- a CDS encoding DUF3524 domain-containing protein; this encodes MKILFLEPFYGGSHKAVADGFAGSSRHQVDILSLAPRFWKWRMRGSALAFVRQVENFSDYDLVFATDMVDVTDFKALAGPQCPPVALYFHENQLSYPLEPGERRDFHLGFTNIISAVAADVVFFNSQFHKADFFNAAKRLIRKMPDLRPGWVLDEIQAKTCVLYPGIDLDIEARGVPKVQSECLDRPLVIWNHRWEYDKNPKAFFTVLETLKRRGIPFYLAVMGERYGAVPDDFKGIEQRFDGELLVCGYQEQAEDYRKWLAKGRVVISTAIQENFGISVMEAVAHGCMPLLPNRLSYPELIPDQLKPDVIYQDDADLESRLAHILVNPETFGDRSVALSAHAAGFAWPHMAEKWDDALSQAIGSGMSKN
- a CDS encoding GGDEF domain-containing protein, encoding MKQIRIYSIQTRMSLILLLVVLVVTFSSALSIYFSQRYLVSARLVAGSLIPRIQRAKDIQQTATQVTGYSWSLSNTTSQAALHQAFGHLTTALSKLGTFTATLSNEDSGIDIVSLNFLSQAVQSQTQLIFQVKAQLLKQEREQLNIAKGLRLELLNIGVDFFQKDSDANTNHLVVHNMIARSLCFLEKFDTLSVSLSDIEQLENEFARIKKIPVLPDVDTKFKGREELIEGFIENIRTPMAQLLQLKRKSLSIALKINDFNRAQDELSDKLTRLTNQYIDRISTDYHQKMALLLKREKQSIYMTIGVFMSSLVLLFLFYRQMVVRRFGERLSMISQAMRSGIAGEKELPLPVEAQDEIADMARAAEELLNKARALNKLATIDELTKVYNRRQFFHLAHKETLRAQRKQLPAVIAVIDIDHFKRVNDTWGHIFGDKALFEFAQACKTVIREVDIFARYGGEEFILLMPDATMDQGKIVADRILKTIQDLELFTESGQKVQITTSIGVAEAALAEEKLSQSITKADEALYTAKHSGRNRVEIYSEKEFS